The candidate division KSB1 bacterium nucleotide sequence GAACCGTCGCTCAATTTGAAAAACCTTTGGTGATCGGCACTACGGGTTGGAACGAGCAATTACATGAAGTCGAGAAAATTGTCAAAGGCACGCAAATCGGGTTGATTTACGCCTCTAATTTTTCAATAGGGATGAATCTGTTTTTTAAAATCGTTGAAAACGCTGCCGGGCTTTTCGATAAATTTGAGGATTTTGATCCGTTTATTCATGAAGTTCACCACAAAATGAAAGAAGACAGTCCCAGCGGAACGGCCTTGTCGCTTGGCAAAATACTTCTTGAAAAAATTAACAGAAAAAGCGATATTTTGCCGGGCACCTCAGAGGGGCAGATTTCACCTGAACAGCTTCATGTCACGTCAACACGAACCGGTGACGTCCCCGGCACACACATGGTGGGATTCGAATCGGAAGCCGATTCGATTGAATTGAAACACACAGCCCG carries:
- the dapB gene encoding 4-hydroxy-tetrahydrodipicolinate reductase; this translates as MAKLALIGFGKMGQEIARLAEQRDHEIMAKFTGQNPLKATTNVDSIDVFIEFTHPGAVVENVRTVAQFEKPLVIGTTGWNEQLHEVEKIVKGTQIGLIYASNFSIGMNLFFKIVENAAGLFDKFEDFDPFIHEVHHKMKEDSPSGTALSLGKILLEKINRKSDILPGTSEGQISPEQLHVTSTRTGDVPGTHMVGFESEADSIELKHTARNRSGFAMGAVYAAEWIIGKTGVFTMDDFMNDLM